In the genome of Rhizobium etli 8C-3, one region contains:
- a CDS encoding amidase: MSKPLETATPHPLDLPALEIASGICQGRFTSENVVAESLRRAKAVRETLNPFTVLREEQALEAAREADRAAARGEATGALHGVPFAAKDLTPTAGDLTTLGSWTKGDWVPTETALCIRRLQAAGAILMGKTTTPEFAFASFTESPRWGVTRNPWDPERTSGGSSGGSAVAVATGVVPFAEGTDMGGSVRIPSAFCGTVGLKPSLGRIPMTILPSVFDNISHFGPLARTVEDAIAFMEAACGPSDEDISSLPIGFMSHAARDGRLEGKRFALSMDLGYYRIQPEVEQAIRDAVEELRRAGATVDEVPMHWTRAVNDGWFDLWCVFMSGFFGETIVEYREKMDPAVVAMIERGYSMNATAYKRVELLRSAMWRNMAKLFESYDALLCPTCAITAPPANGTDDDYVATCPDGRFAGLDMTCPFNMLPQLPALSLPVGPAANGMPVGLQIVGRRFADEHVLAIGAALETRLAVPRFPGS, from the coding sequence ATGAGCAAGCCACTGGAAACTGCCACGCCACATCCGCTCGACCTTCCTGCATTGGAAATCGCAAGCGGCATCTGCCAGGGTCGGTTCACCTCCGAAAACGTTGTGGCGGAATCTCTGCGCCGCGCCAAGGCGGTGCGTGAAACGCTGAATCCGTTCACTGTCCTTCGTGAGGAGCAGGCGCTCGAAGCGGCCCGCGAGGCGGATCGCGCGGCCGCCCGCGGCGAAGCAACTGGCGCACTACACGGTGTACCGTTCGCCGCCAAGGACCTCACGCCGACCGCAGGCGATCTGACGACGCTTGGCTCATGGACAAAGGGCGACTGGGTGCCCACCGAAACAGCGCTCTGCATCCGCCGTCTCCAAGCGGCGGGTGCCATTTTGATGGGAAAAACGACAACGCCGGAATTCGCCTTTGCGAGCTTTACCGAAAGCCCGCGCTGGGGCGTGACCCGCAACCCGTGGGATCCGGAGCGCACCTCGGGCGGCTCCTCCGGTGGGTCGGCCGTTGCGGTCGCGACCGGCGTCGTGCCCTTTGCGGAGGGCACGGATATGGGCGGATCCGTGCGTATTCCGTCCGCATTCTGCGGCACGGTCGGTCTGAAACCGAGCCTCGGACGAATTCCGATGACCATTCTGCCCAGCGTTTTCGACAACATTTCGCATTTCGGACCGCTGGCGCGCACGGTGGAAGACGCAATCGCCTTCATGGAAGCGGCCTGCGGTCCAAGCGACGAGGACATTTCCTCGCTGCCGATCGGCTTCATGTCACATGCGGCACGAGACGGCCGGTTGGAAGGCAAGCGCTTCGCACTGTCAATGGACCTCGGCTATTATCGTATCCAGCCCGAGGTCGAGCAGGCGATACGCGATGCTGTGGAGGAGCTGCGCCGGGCCGGCGCCACCGTCGATGAAGTCCCGATGCATTGGACGCGCGCGGTTAACGATGGATGGTTCGATCTCTGGTGCGTCTTCATGTCTGGCTTCTTCGGCGAGACAATCGTCGAATACCGGGAGAAAATGGACCCCGCCGTGGTAGCGATGATCGAGCGCGGTTATTCAATGAACGCCACCGCCTACAAGCGCGTGGAACTGCTGCGCAGCGCAATGTGGCGCAATATGGCAAAGCTCTTCGAGAGCTACGACGCCCTGCTGTGCCCCACCTGCGCCATCACCGCTCCGCCCGCCAACGGAACTGACGACGACTATGTCGCGACCTGTCCGGACGGCCGTTTCGCCGGGCTCGACATGACCTGTCCTTTCAACATGCTGCCGCAACTGCCCGCGCTTTCACTGCCGGTCGGTCCCGCAGCGAACGGCATGCCGGTCGGGCTGCAGATCGTCGGACGTCGCTTTGCCGACGAACACGTCCTGGCGATAGGCGCCGCACTGGAGACGCGTCTTGCCGTTCCCCGTTTTCCCGGCTCTTGA
- the ubiG gene encoding bifunctional 2-polyprenyl-6-hydroxyphenol methylase/3-demethylubiquinol 3-O-methyltransferase UbiG, which translates to MSDAAKSTIDQSEVDRFSAMAAEWWSPTGKFRPLHKFNPVRLTYIRDKAAENFGRDQKSPRPLEGLRVLDIGCGGGLLSEPVARMGASVVGADPSEKNIGIASTHAQASGVTVDYRAVTAEQLAQTGETFDIVLNMEVVEHVADVDFFMTTCARMVRPGGLMFVATINRTMKAAALAIFAAENILRWLPRGTHQYEKLVRPEELEKPLAASGMTIIERTGVFFNPLSNQWNLSKDMDVNYMLLAKRPE; encoded by the coding sequence ATGAGCGACGCGGCAAAAAGCACGATCGACCAGAGCGAGGTGGACCGCTTTTCCGCAATGGCGGCGGAGTGGTGGAGCCCGACCGGCAAGTTCAGGCCGTTGCACAAGTTCAATCCGGTACGTCTTACTTATATCCGCGACAAGGCAGCCGAAAACTTCGGCCGCGACCAGAAGAGCCCGCGTCCGCTGGAAGGTCTGCGCGTACTTGACATCGGCTGCGGCGGCGGCCTGCTTTCGGAACCTGTGGCCCGCATGGGGGCAAGTGTTGTCGGTGCCGATCCCTCGGAAAAGAACATCGGCATAGCCTCGACACACGCACAAGCGTCTGGCGTCACGGTCGATTACCGCGCAGTCACTGCCGAACAGCTTGCGCAAACAGGCGAGACTTTCGATATCGTGCTGAACATGGAAGTCGTCGAACATGTCGCCGACGTCGATTTCTTCATGACCACCTGCGCCAGGATGGTGCGCCCTGGCGGGCTGATGTTCGTCGCCACCATCAACCGCACGATGAAGGCCGCCGCACTCGCGATCTTTGCCGCCGAGAATATCCTGCGCTGGCTGCCGCGCGGCACGCATCAATATGAAAAGCTGGTTCGCCCTGAAGAGCTGGAAAAGCCGCTTGCGGCGAGCGGCATGACGATCATCGAGCGCACCGGCGTCTTCTTCAATCCGCTGTCGAACCAGTGGAACCTGTCCAAGGATATGGACGTGAACTACATGCTGCTGGCGAAGCGGCCCGAATAG